In Papaver somniferum cultivar HN1 chromosome 9, ASM357369v1, whole genome shotgun sequence, the genomic stretch cgaaacaaccgaactttgtacactaagttaaCTCTTATTTGTACGTAGGTTCGGTTAGTTATTGGTTAAttggttgcgaaccaaccgaactttgtacactaagttagatctaattttTATGTAAAGTTCGGTTTGTTAATTTGTTAAGAACCAACCCAACATAACGCTGGTAATCCTAGAAACTTCCACTAATAgaaagttcggtaacctgcgtgtttggaccaagtaaccgaactgcactttcagatgagttcggttacctgttcttcacacgATAGAACCGAACTACACCTCCAGAAGAGTTCGATtacatgttcttcacataaggtaaccgaaccaTCCCAAATCCACttgaaaaatttacatttttaggaaagttttgaccaattcaacatacattatctaagtttggagcatacctggacacccaaatgctcttcctccggttgtggttgataaaatccatcatattcatcttgagattgagtttggggaagaataaaatcaccatctaataaaTAACTCACatccggatcattgtgaagattaacaaatactctaggagaggatggagatgaagaatcatatgagttttcatcacttgaatacccaaacttagtgaactggaaaaaaaattattttccatgtttttctccttcatcttctctaactttactctctcaataattctaatcATCTAATAaaaaacccatcttctaatttaatctcactaattatttttacctaaatcatttcactatttttttttgttttagggtttgtttcatttcactaatcataacctaaaattaattatgagggtagtttaggtattaatataaaatctaaatatggggtgacctagatttacttctaatgtctttacccaaaataaaatcatggtcccaaaaaacagcggtgcccaaaaaaatcgttctaaagAGACGTGAGGGCCCGGTTATATAAAGTCTATTTTAACAGTTCTTGAGGAACAaggtgtttgtttgcagctgactcggcgtctgggtcTGAGTCAGCCCCTGACTCGCGCCGAGTCAGCTGTCAGACTGTTTGGTTTGTAAATTTTGCAACCTCTGACTCGGCAGCTGAGTCAGGTCCAACCCCTGACTCGGGCCATATAGAGTCAGGCAAGTTAATGCCCCTGAGTCGCTGGCTATAACCTCTGAGTCGTTGAAATTGGCAAAAATGTCCGGACGCTTTATatcaaaaaattgcatttccttTCTCGTTTTCTTTGTTTCTTACGTCGAGAGCAGAGATGGGAGATAAGGAACCAAACTCTAGGTTTGTTCTCAACTGATATCTCCTTCATATTTCTCAACAAATCCACTAATTGTTATCTCCGTCATCACTCTCATCTATCTTTCCATCTCTTTCAAATCATTTAAAAGCTTCTTTTAGgataatcatcatcttcaggtATAATTCTTCATCCATATTCAATTTTATATGGGTTTATGTGATTTGGAACATGGGTTTTTATCATACTTTCTGGTCGAACATGGGTTCTTTCATTGATTTAgaacatggtttttttttttgatgttctggTTAAATATttgatggtgtttgtgaaaatcccaaggagagaattgttgttgtattttctaatTATGATAGAGCATGAGTTTTTCCTTTTTATAGTTAGGATTTTAGACAGTACAACCagggatttcattttgtttttcttttcttttttttataattgCTTATGAGCTATTTGTGTAATTTGTGGtgattggaggtggtggtgggtggtGATTGGGTGGTATACCGTGTTTGGCTATTGTTGTTAGTGTCAATCTATTATGCATGTTGTCTTTGTTAATATATTTATAACTCTGAGGAAATGAGCTTTAACTTGTCGGTCCTCAGATATTTTTGCATTGTTTAGAAATAGCTCTAAATCTGCGAGGCCTTAACCAAGTGATCCTGTCCGGAAACATCAGAAAAGAACAAGGATGTTAATGTATGTTAAACAGGTTCAATGTATTGTGCAAGTAATACCCAAAAGAAGAaaatagtattttcaaaacaaattAAGCTTGAATTAGATATAGATGGTCTGATTATTATCTAACGTGGAGTTGTGGACTTGTGGCCTCTACCTCTGTTAGTTACACATATCAACTTGAGTACAAAAATGTCGTCTGAACTAAAATGTTATTCAATGAGACGCCACTGGCCCTTTCCTCTTATAAAAATGCTTAATTTGTTTACTGTGGAAAACCCACCAAGTTTCCTTTTGGGGAAACTTTTAATATGGACCATTGAGACCCACTATAAACCTTAATTAAGGTGGTTCGGTGGATAATTAAGATCATGCTCAATTATCCACTTTGTTTGAGATGTACTTGAGGAGAGATTTTGGTGGCTTTACTTTGTGCATGTTTCCTTAGGGGGGAGGAGATAGAAATGTAGTCATGCACAGAAAGCAGCAATGGCATTTACTATTCAAATTTTGTGGCGATAATCTTTGCCTAACTCAAAAAGCCTTGTTTCAAGTTTCAACTTGTTTAGAATCTAGATATAGGTCTGCCTGTCTGCTCATTTCCTTAGTAAGAGCTAACCCAGCACCTATATCTTTCGAGGAGTACACAAAATGGAATATTTTGCATGTTGTCCTGGATTGTTAAATGGTTTGTACCACCAAATACTGCCAACTTAGCAATTCTGATATTAGGACAGTAATGAGGACCGATAGGCCGTAACGATTTGGTGCCAACCATTGCTTTTACTTTTCGCTATCAAAGACTCTTTTCTTAGTCCCCGCTGTATATGAATTAGTGATCATTACTTTTGTATGGTGCAGGTAGTAACATTAGCTCATTATGCAGTCAGTTATTGCTATCACTGGATTCTAAAGCAGGTACTACTTAAACTTTTCATTTGTGTCACCTTTACGTTTTACTGTGAACTTTGTGTTGTTTGAGATTGATTTTCCATTTTAAGCTTTCATCCATAATGAGGACAAGAGTgctgatttaaaaaaaaacaacagatAATGTGTTTACTTTGTTTGCTAGCACTCTCTTATATGTCGTTTGCCTCTATCTTCATTTTAAATCCGTATATACTGAACGCATAGAGATCATGGTTAGTGGTAATTTTATTGTCTGGTACTTCGCAGTAGTTACCACACTTTTGTTTCAAATTACTCATGCCTTGTATTTTTTTTACTTTATGCTAGCTCTCTATGAATAAAAAAGAAGACGAGAAAGCGAATAAGATAACTTTTAGGAGCGTCCCGGAATTTAGAGGGCTATTTGTTGACCAATGTTTGGCACAAGCTACTGAGTATGGGTTTTCTGGAACTTCTTTGAAACAAACTTCGTGGGGAAATTTGTGCAAGTTCTTTTCTGAGAAGTATGAGTGCACTATCTCACACAAAAGAAATTGAGAAACCACTGGGATTACTTGCGCAACCAATATGTTATGTCACTTGGTCCCGTCTCTtagcaagaaacaaaagaaaatgcACTATCAAAATGATATGAATGAGACACAGGTGGAAGTGAAAGGGGAAACATAAGAAAATGCACCTCGTCTGTTTGGTCGATAAGagcaaatatatatgaacaatttACGCGATGAGATAGCTAGTCTCCTTTAgattttattgtttcttttatgtttttaggACTTTAATCTTtagattttgttgttttatgATGTCTAATATGTTAATTCCATCAAAAAGGGAAGTTGTTTAGACTGCAATGGAACAATTTGTGATGTTTCAGTAGTGATAAATGTTATGGTTTAGAATGTACGCAAGAATATtttctgtccaaaaaaatccagtcagctgagtcagatctgactcacaaaacgaacatattttctgactcagaccttagtgagtcagatccagatgagtcagatgatttcactcagatccagacgagtcggatgagtcagctgcaaacaaacaaggtggaAGTTTTGATTTTGTGTATTGACCACTGAGAAATTAAATTTGCAGGTCCACATGGACAAGCAAACCGTCGGATTAGGAATATTGACCAGTGTGAGAATTTACAAGTCCACATGGACAAGCAAACCATCAGATTTGATATGGCCCGTTCGAGTTGTTCTAACTGGTCAACAAGGGTCCAAGGCATTCCCGTTCCGAGAAGCCCCTAAACAAGGCTTCCTCGTAAAGTTTCGAACTATTTACAAACTGATCCAGATTCCAGTCCAGTTCGACTAGTATCCCTTTCCGTCTGTAAAATTCCCAATACCTTCCTCTCTAGGTCTCTCGATTGCTCTTGCAGGCGAATTTGGAAGGATCTGGTACTCCCTCTCTCTCTATCTTTTTTTCATCATGGTTTCTTTGTTacattaaattttttattttacccATTTGTTAATGTTGTTTAATTTGCTCGTAAATCTTAGGTTAACGATGAAATAGATCTTCAAATGTTAGGTATCAGGATTCATTAACATTGGTCCCTTAGAATTTTTGTCTGGTTTTTTGATTGCAGATCTTGTAGATTAAAACTTCTATCTGGTAGAAAATGTTAAATGTTTTCcacaaaagaaatgaaaaggctACCCAACTGATCAACTTAGGAACCCTAATAAGAAGAACAACTTAGTTGTAAAACTAGGAATAACAGCAgaaacaaaaattaggttttgcatcTTTATTAGTCCCTGGCTGACTTCATTCTCCAGCAGAAATCGATTGCTCTTTATATGTATCGACTAGCGCACTGTTGTAGACTAGAACTATTCCTATCCTCGTAATTCTACGGAAATAGAAGAATTTCCCAAATTTGTAAGTcttaccaaatagcaattaactTTCCCCTCCTTAAATTCATAGTAAGTAATGGTAATTTATAGTATGTAAGCTAGGTATTGAGTCTTATGATGTGACCTAGACTTAAAAACCGATCACCAACTTACTGGAATGTTGGAATGAATGATTATTAATCCATGGACTCTTCTCGATTTACTGTGTTTTTGTTTACTGGAGCTTGGATAAGTGAATGCCCTCTTTATGCCTCATATTGTTAGCAATCATCTACCAAGGCTCCAGCTAAGCCAAAGAACTGTCCGTTATTAACTTACCAAATACTGTTGAACTGCTTGTGTCTACCGCCATTTCCTGAAACAAACGAGGATCTATGTTTTGATATTAAACACAGCCTACCACACTTACGTCCAGGTCTACCAGATTCCATGTGTAACTCGTCATCCTAGTGTCTCTCTCACTTTCTCTATTGATGTGATGCCTATGTGAAACTATGTTGTTTAGGGTCTACCAGATTCCATGGGTAACTCGTCATCCTAGTGTCTCTCTCACTCTCTATTGATGTGATGCCTATGTGAGACTATGTTGTTTAGGGCGAGATGTCTGGTGTGGCTCTGGGTGTAATTATCTAAATTATTGGAAATACCATATATATAAATATACAACAAATAATTAGGTTGGGGTATTAGAATCTATGTCTAGAATGTTAAGTAATACAACTTATGGGAAAAGATTTTTTAGGAAGATACAACTTTGGGCACCTAGACCACTGACGCCTTGGCCTGTGGCGCCCCTAAAGATGTTGCCAGGGAAACCACTTATAAAAGTGGCATAAGTTTTCCACTGCAAAACGCCAATGCTACTTTGGTGCCTAGGCAATGCCTTTCACAACATAGATGTGAAATACTtttgtttttatgaaaaaaaTCTATCGTTTTATGTTTGCTCCCGAGTATCATGATTGAGATACTGAGTTTTGCTTATGAACAGACGGATAATGCTATAATAACACAATGGAGTTGGCAGACAAGACAGTTGGTTTACTGTTAACTGTAATCAGTTTATCAATATTCACATATTATACATTCTGGGTCATCATTCTGGTTAGTGTTTTTCCTTAatgtttcattattattattatgtattAGCAACTTCAAACTTCTTAGTGGTGACATTGTTTGTTTCCTGCAGCCATTTGTGGAGACTGATCACTTTATACATAACTACTTCTTACCTCAAGAATATGCCATTTTGATACCTGTATTTGCTGGTATGGCATTGATCTCACTGTTGTGTGTCTTTATTGGGTTTGTGATGctaaaatcaaagaagaaaaaagcatAGAGGGAGAGCATTTTGCTTCATATTTTACCAAGTATATGTagtctgattttttttcttttgaagtgtGTTAAACATTTAAGATATCAATGAAGATACCACCAGTTTTGACGTGACTGTTGATTATAAGATTTCCTGTTTCCTTTGTTGCAAATATGGTCTTGTTATCTAGGCTCTGACATATGTAATTCTTTTCCTAGCTATATTGTAATCTCAGTTAATCAAGCTGAAGAAATAAACTGAAATGACAATCCAATGGTAACGAGACATGGTAATTTTCTGATGAAAATGTCGAGTCAAGTAAAAATGTCTCAACTTAATTGTCATCTGTACCGTGTGTACATATGAATTTAAAACTCATACTAGTCTGGAATTTTTTCTGAAGAATATGGAAGAGGGGAGGATTTTGAATGCAAGAAAGAACCACTAAGCAGAAGAAGCACAAAAACTACATCACTCAAAAGAGCTGCCAGAGCTATTAAGGCCTCCCCCACAAAATCCTCTCTATCTGTTCCACCAGGCTTTGAAAAGTTATGCTCAAGTGCAGAAAGAGGAGAAAGCCCAAACAAAGCTTGGACAAGGTTCCCTAGACAAGTAAACCTTTTGAATGAATTTGAAGTGTTCTCTGTCAAGTCGGCTAAGGCTGCCATAGAGCACCTGTAGAAATTTCTCCATATGCAGCTCTATTCTCGAGAAGTGTTGTGCATCCTACTTTAAGTGTTCAATACTGGAAGTTATTTAATAAGCAATGTTGCGCTACTGATGATAATATCATAAAGAAGACAGGTAGAgagatgccttctatgtgccGCTTGTGCAGGGAGGATTGCGAAGATGTCAGtcatattacttggcattgcaaaattgctaagaagatttggaattgggtagctgatatttttaatttgaaaccgaatgaagatcttgtggcctcttacaaggttgcaaaagggcggagtaggatgataaaggatctgtggcttgttgcaaatcttgcaatagttacggaatTATGGAAGTTGCGTAATAAGGCTTATTATGAGAACATGCGAGTTTGATGGCTTGAATTTAAGGGATaggttcatcaggtaattcgtaataactcaattagaatgaagggccacatgtataataccttagatgatttgcgaattttgaatttttttagagTGAAGCATAGATCTTGCAAACACTCTgttccaattgaagttacttggacgccgcctaatccaggtgagcttatgatctgttgtgatggtgcatcacttggcaACCCGGCCCAAGCTGGTTCTGGTGTAGTTTTTCGTGATTCTAACTCGGCAGTTTTGGGAGTTTTGTGTGTTGGACTGGGCTGGCAGACcaacttctatgctgaagtttgtgcggttatctatggtgcagttgttgctcaaagatggaatgtcaaaaatctatgcgtcagatcggattcgatgagttgcattttTGCTCTCCAAAAAGGAGAGTTGCCGTGGCAGCTAATGCATAAGTGGAGAATGGCGAagagtttttacaacaatattagttatgttcatagctacaaagaggctaatttttcagctgatgcctcggccaaacaagcttgtttgttggctgaggaaaattatgagttttatgagggtaggccaggttttattcattctgttgaatggcctggagagttttattttcgttttaaataggttttattgGCATGCAACCTTTTGGCTTAGCGTTAATATAGCCTAGTCCCTGTACAATTTggttttttattctatttttgttgaccgagaaaaaaaaaattttgaatgAATTTGAAGCCACCAACCAGGAGGAAAGAGCTCAGAATCCAGGGACCACCAAGAAGAAAAGAATGTATGAAGATCCTATGCAAACCTCAGGTGACAGCATGAACAATGGGTACAAGGAACCATAAACACAAAGAAAGAAGGAAAATCTCTTAGGAGGACCATCTTCATCTACTACAGACTGGAACCAGAAGGAGCGAAAGGTAACACTAAACTTCTTTATCCAAaaaggtgatttaatccaattTCAGATAATTTTGACCACCCTAGAGGCCCCATATCTCTCTGGAAGGCACATCAATAGTACAATTGCTAAGATATATCCCATAATTTCCTACTTTTGGGAATTTTTCATAGCTATAACTTGGAACTGTCAGGGTCTAGGTCATCCACATACCCAAAGTTACTTGCCAGATCTGTTAAACAAGCATAATCCTGATATTTTGTGTCTCATGGAAACCAAACAACAAAATGTTAATATGCACAAGATATTGAAATCTTGTAATGTTCAAAACTACTGGTTAGTACCACCAAGAGGCCAAGCAGGGGGACTGGCTCTCATTTGGAAACATAACATCAATGTTACCATTGATAACTATACTCACAATCAAATAAATGCTTTGGTTGCTGATAGTAGAAATCAAAGTCCTTTCATGATAATTGGTTTCTATGATAGTCCCTACCCAACTAGAAAGTATGATTCATGGAAGAATCTAATAAAACTAGC encodes the following:
- the LOC113313669 gene encoding dolichol-phosphate mannose synthase subunit 2-like — its product is MELADKTVGLLLTVISLSIFTYYTFWVIILPFVETDHFIHNYFLPQEYAILIPVFAGMALISLLCVFIGFVMLKSKKKKA